The Limibacillus sp. genome has a segment encoding these proteins:
- the dxs gene encoding 1-deoxy-D-xylulose-5-phosphate synthase — MSDRSETPLLDQISSPADLRKLPADKLKAVAEEVRQDMLRAVSTTGGHLGAGLGVVELTVAIHYIFNTPDDKLIWDVGHQCYPHKILTGRRDRMTTLRQGGGLSGFTSRKESEYDPFGAAHSSTSISAGLGYAVARDLRDDDFTVVSVIGDGALSAGMAYEAMNNAGARRSRLIVILNDNDMSIAPPVGAMSGYLSQLISSKPYQSVRHLGKEIAAKFPRAFEKAAQRAEEYARGFLTGGTLFEELGFFYLGPIDGHNMDHLLPVLRNARDGEYLGPILIHCVTQKGKGYQPAEDSADKYHGVAKFDVVTGEQAKPTPKAPSYTSVFAKGLIAEAEADDSVVAVTAAMPSGTGLDKFAEQFPDRSFDVGIAEQHAVTFAAGMSCMGLKPFVAIYSTFLQRAYDQIVHDVAIQSLPVRFAIDRAGMVGADGVTHQGSYDITYLGCLPGMVLMAAADEAELMHMVATAAQINDRPSALRYPRGEGTAKVELPARGTPLEIGKGRILQEGSRVAVLSYGTRLAEALAAAEMLGAKGLSTTVADARFAKPLDEELIRRLAAEHEVLITVEEGAVGGFGSHVGHFLAWDGLLDGQLKFRPLCLPDFFIDHDKPEKQYEQAGLTARHIAAAALQSLGYNEPEVESETSGQRA; from the coding sequence TTGAGTGACCGCAGCGAGACGCCGCTTCTCGACCAAATATCCTCGCCTGCGGACTTACGCAAACTGCCCGCGGATAAGCTGAAAGCCGTCGCCGAGGAAGTGCGGCAGGACATGCTGCGCGCCGTCTCCACGACAGGCGGCCACCTGGGCGCTGGCTTGGGCGTGGTCGAACTCACCGTTGCGATCCACTACATCTTCAACACGCCGGACGACAAGCTTATCTGGGATGTGGGCCACCAGTGCTATCCCCATAAGATCCTGACCGGGCGGCGCGACCGCATGACCACCTTGCGTCAGGGCGGGGGGCTGTCCGGCTTCACCAGCCGCAAGGAGAGCGAGTACGATCCCTTCGGCGCCGCGCACTCCTCGACCTCCATCTCCGCCGGACTCGGCTATGCGGTGGCGCGCGACCTGCGCGACGACGATTTCACGGTGGTCTCGGTGATCGGCGACGGCGCGCTCTCCGCCGGCATGGCCTACGAAGCCATGAACAACGCGGGCGCAAGGCGCAGCCGCCTGATCGTCATCCTCAACGACAACGACATGTCCATCGCTCCGCCGGTGGGCGCGATGAGCGGCTACCTCTCGCAACTCATCTCCTCCAAGCCCTACCAGTCGGTGCGCCACCTGGGTAAGGAGATTGCGGCCAAGTTCCCGCGCGCCTTCGAAAAGGCGGCGCAGCGCGCAGAGGAGTACGCGCGCGGCTTTCTGACCGGTGGCACCTTGTTCGAAGAGCTGGGCTTTTTCTACCTGGGACCGATCGACGGCCACAACATGGACCACCTGCTGCCGGTGCTGCGCAACGCGCGCGACGGCGAGTATCTGGGGCCGATCCTGATCCACTGCGTCACGCAGAAGGGCAAGGGCTATCAGCCCGCCGAGGACTCCGCCGACAAGTACCACGGCGTCGCCAAGTTCGACGTGGTGACGGGCGAGCAGGCGAAACCCACGCCCAAGGCGCCTTCTTACACCTCCGTCTTCGCGAAAGGCCTGATCGCGGAAGCCGAGGCCGACGACTCCGTGGTCGCCGTGACCGCGGCCATGCCCTCTGGCACCGGGCTCGACAAGTTCGCCGAGCAGTTCCCCGACCGCAGCTTCGATGTCGGCATCGCAGAGCAGCACGCCGTGACCTTCGCCGCCGGGATGTCCTGCATGGGCTTGAAGCCCTTCGTTGCGATCTACTCCACCTTCCTGCAGCGCGCCTACGACCAGATCGTGCACGACGTGGCGATCCAGTCCCTGCCGGTGCGCTTCGCCATAGACCGCGCCGGGATGGTCGGCGCCGACGGCGTCACCCACCAGGGGTCATACGACATCACCTATCTGGGCTGCCTGCCGGGCATGGTGCTGATGGCCGCGGCCGATGAGGCGGAGCTGATGCACATGGTCGCCACGGCGGCGCAGATCAACGACCGCCCCTCGGCGCTGCGCTATCCGAGAGGCGAGGGCACGGCCAAGGTCGAACTGCCCGCGCGCGGCACGCCGCTCGAAATCGGAAAGGGCCGCATCCTCCAGGAAGGCAGCCGCGTGGCGGTGCTCTCCTACGGCACGCGGCTGGCCGAGGCGCTGGCGGCCGCCGAGATGCTCGGGGCCAAGGGGCTCTCGACCACAGTGGCCGACGCGCGCTTCGCCAAGCCCCTGGACGAAGAACTGATCCGGCGCCTCGCCGCCGAGCATGAGGTCTTGATCACGGTCGAGGAGGGCGCGGTCGGCGGCTTCGGTTCCCATGTCGGGCATTTCCTGGCCTGGGACGGTCTTCTGGACGGCCAACTGAAGTTCCGACCGCTCTGTCTGCCCGACTTCTTCATCGACCACGACAAGCCGGAAAAGCAGTACGAGCAGGCCGGCCTGACCGCCCGCCACATCGCCGCCGCCGCCTTGCAGTCGCTGGGCTACAACGAACCCGAGGTGGAGAGCGAGACATCCGGCCAGCGCGCCTGA
- a CDS encoding polyprenyl synthetase family protein, whose amino-acid sequence MTSLSAFNQALEETAAAVEALLERLLPPVEGPEARVVEAMRYACLRGGKRLRPFLLLQSAALFEVPPPRALRAGAALEMVHCYSLVHDDLPAMDNSDLRRGRPTLHKTTDEATAILAGDGLLTEAFAVLSDPETHPDAEVRCALVAGLAAAGGTRGMVGGQMIDIAAEAGRLNLDLAELERLQALKTGALIAYAVDAGAVLGKAHRSDREALRRYAAALGLAFQIKDDILDVESSAEELGKPAGQDAAADKVTFVAFLGAGGAREKARALVDEALGCLDSFGEKAEFLRKTAEFVIDRRS is encoded by the coding sequence CTGACGTCCTTGTCCGCTTTCAACCAGGCCCTTGAGGAGACCGCCGCTGCGGTGGAAGCGCTGCTTGAGCGCCTGCTCCCGCCCGTGGAGGGCCCGGAGGCGCGGGTGGTGGAGGCCATGCGCTACGCCTGCCTGCGCGGCGGCAAGCGCTTGCGGCCCTTCCTGCTGCTCCAGAGCGCCGCGCTCTTCGAGGTGCCGCCGCCGCGCGCGCTGCGCGCCGGTGCGGCCCTGGAGATGGTGCACTGCTACTCGCTGGTGCACGACGATCTGCCCGCCATGGACAATTCAGACCTCAGGCGGGGCCGCCCGACGCTCCACAAGACCACTGACGAGGCCACGGCGATCCTTGCGGGCGACGGTCTCCTGACCGAAGCCTTCGCCGTGCTTTCGGATCCTGAGACGCACCCGGACGCAGAGGTGCGCTGCGCGCTGGTCGCCGGCCTCGCGGCGGCGGGCGGCACGCGCGGCATGGTCGGCGGGCAGATGATCGACATCGCCGCGGAAGCGGGCAGGCTGAACCTCGATCTGGCCGAGCTGGAGCGGCTTCAGGCCTTGAAGACCGGGGCCTTGATCGCCTATGCGGTCGATGCCGGGGCCGTTCTGGGCAAGGCGCACCGGAGCGATCGCGAGGCGCTGAGGCGCTATGCCGCTGCGCTTGGTTTGGCCTTTCAGATCAAGGACGATATCCTGGACGTGGAGAGTTCGGCGGAAGAGCTGGGAAAACCTGCTGGACAGGACGCAGCGGCGGACAAGGTTACCTTCGTCGCCTTCCTGGGGGCCGGTGGAGCGCGAGAAAAGGCGCGCGCCCTGGTGGATGAAGCCTTGGGATGCCTTGATTCTTTCGGCGAAAAGGCGGAGTTTTTGCGCAAGACAGCCGAATTCGTGATCGACCGTAGGTCGTGA
- a CDS encoding exodeoxyribonuclease VII small subunit: MSDKTVPPEIAKLSFEEALQQLRKIVEDLEKGEGKLEESIGAYQKGAALKTHCEQKLREAQERIEKISLGPDGKPSGSEPLDMD, encoded by the coding sequence ATGTCCGATAAAACCGTCCCTCCTGAGATCGCCAAGCTCAGCTTTGAGGAGGCCTTGCAGCAACTCCGAAAAATCGTCGAGGACCTGGAGAAGGGCGAGGGTAAGCTTGAGGAGTCCATCGGGGCCTATCAGAAGGGCGCCGCCCTGAAGACCCATTGCGAACAGAAGCTGCGCGAAGCCCAGGAGCGCATCGAGAAGATCAGCCTTGGCCCGGATGGCAAGCCGAGCGGCAGCGAACCCCTCGATATGGACTGA
- a CDS encoding histone deacetylase family protein, whose translation MTTVLYSHEACAAHDPGDGHPEQPLRLKAVLSALEGPEFNALERREAPRAERAQLTLAHPADYVDQTLASVPESGRARLDSDTIVSAGSGEAALRASGAVCAAVDAVMAGEAANAFCAVRPPGHHAEIAQAMGFCLFNNVAIGALHAREAHGCNRVAVLDFDVHHGNGTQAIFWDDPDLMLISSHQMPLYPGSGSAQERGAAGNILNLPLHPESGSDSFRETWSDVALPRLASFDPDFILVSAGFDAHEADPLAALRLVEEDFAWITSEILSVAASACGGRVVSTLEGGYDLDALGRSAAAHVRALMAA comes from the coding sequence ATGACGACAGTGCTCTACAGCCACGAAGCCTGCGCCGCCCATGACCCGGGCGACGGGCATCCCGAACAGCCTTTGCGTTTGAAGGCGGTGCTGTCGGCGCTGGAGGGCCCGGAGTTCAACGCACTGGAGCGGCGCGAGGCGCCCCGCGCCGAGCGCGCGCAACTGACCCTCGCCCATCCGGCGGACTATGTCGATCAGACCCTGGCGAGCGTTCCGGAAAGCGGGCGCGCCAGACTGGACAGCGACACCATCGTCTCCGCCGGGTCCGGCGAAGCTGCCTTGCGGGCGTCCGGCGCGGTCTGCGCGGCCGTCGATGCCGTGATGGCGGGGGAAGCCGCCAACGCCTTTTGCGCGGTGCGCCCGCCGGGGCACCATGCCGAGATCGCCCAGGCAATGGGCTTCTGCCTGTTCAACAACGTCGCCATCGGCGCCCTGCATGCGCGTGAGGCGCATGGCTGCAACAGGGTCGCGGTGCTGGACTTCGACGTGCATCACGGGAACGGAACCCAGGCGATTTTCTGGGACGACCCGGACCTGATGCTGATTTCCAGCCACCAGATGCCGCTCTATCCCGGCAGCGGATCGGCGCAGGAAAGAGGGGCGGCGGGCAACATCCTGAATCTGCCGCTCCATCCCGAAAGCGGCTCCGATTCTTTTCGAGAGACCTGGAGCGACGTAGCGCTGCCCAGGCTCGCCAGTTTCGATCCGGATTTCATCCTGGTTTCGGCGGGATTCGACGCGCACGAGGCGGACCCTCTGGCCGCGCTCCGGCTGGTTGAGGAGGATTTCGCCTGGATCACCTCGGAAATCCTCAGCGTGGCGGCCTCGGCCTGCGGTGGCAGGGTGGTCTCCACCCTGGAAGGCGGCTACGATCTGGACGCCCTGGGCCGAAGCGCTGCGGCGCACGTCCGCGCCCTGATGGCGGCCTGA
- a CDS encoding sulfurtransferase TusA family protein, protein MTESEKQGGDPAMELDASGLKCPLPVLKARKAMKSLASGDTIRVLATDPSALQDFPAFCETTGHELLEAVEEEGRYRFLIRKADG, encoded by the coding sequence ATGACGGAGTCTGAGAAACAGGGCGGTGATCCGGCGATGGAACTGGACGCGAGCGGCCTGAAGTGCCCCTTGCCCGTCCTCAAGGCGCGCAAGGCGATGAAGAGCTTGGCGAGCGGAGACACCATCCGCGTGCTTGCAACGGACCCTTCCGCGCTTCAGGATTTCCCGGCCTTTTGCGAGACCACGGGCCATGAACTGTTGGAGGCGGTCGAGGAGGAGGGGCGCTACCGTTTTCTGATCCGCAAGGCGGACGGCTAA
- a CDS encoding metalloregulator ArsR/SmtB family transcription factor: MRYQGLDRAAKPASSLLKAVANDRRLSILCHLAHAEHAVGELSEKVGLSQSALSQHLAKLRRDNLVSTRREAQTIYYSLNGERVIPLLDRLHELFAEGGRGGSMADANGAGGKTAPAE; encoded by the coding sequence ATGAGATACCAGGGTCTAGATCGCGCTGCAAAACCTGCGAGCTCGCTGCTGAAAGCGGTGGCTAACGACAGGCGTCTGTCCATTCTCTGCCACCTGGCCCACGCCGAGCATGCCGTGGGCGAGCTCAGCGAGAAGGTGGGCTTGAGCCAATCGGCGCTTTCCCAGCACCTGGCGAAGCTGCGCCGGGACAATCTGGTCTCCACCCGCCGCGAGGCGCAGACGATTTACTATTCGCTCAACGGCGAGCGGGTCATTCCCTTGCTCGATCGTCTGCATGAGCTCTTCGCCGAGGGTGGGCGCGGCGGCTCAATGGCGGACGCGAACGGCGCCG